A genome region from Pangasianodon hypophthalmus isolate fPanHyp1 chromosome 11, fPanHyp1.pri, whole genome shotgun sequence includes the following:
- the LOC113536417 gene encoding myocyte-specific enhancer factor 2A isoform X2, with protein MGRKKIQITRIVDERNRQVTFTKRKFGLMKKAYELSVLCDCEIALIIFNSSNKLFQYASTDMDKVLLKYTEYNEPHESRTNSDIVEALNKKEQRGSESPDVDTCSYVLTPHTEEKYQKINEEFDNMMRNHKMPAVLSQQSFSMPVALPVSEHGVHSYSSIGALGEAGMLSPSSSTLQRSPNTRLTAGVHASSDHTPNGVHSASIVNGYINAQGENIMGRGLTAKAAAPPAGNLTNIGHKPELRVLIPPSCKISPALRINSPPSSQSLSTQVVSMTTPSMHPQGLPYPAMTSAYNSDYGLISSELGNLHSFSMPDSLSLASGSPWQHTQTAITSQGLSRSLSHVSEPSSRSSPIMDIKAEPVSPPMAFLSAPPSSSLHSPAESLASSCSSYEGSEREEQHRDTHPSVPTPGQGSDPSEGIRGPSLKRLRTESWVT; from the exons GTAACCTTCACTAAGAGGAAGTTTGGCCTAATGAAGAAGGCGTACGAGCTGAGTGTGCTGTGCGACTGTGAGATCGCGCTCATTATCTTCAACAGCTCCAATAAGCTCTTCCAGTATGCCAGCACAGACATGGACAAGGTTTTACTCAAGTACACTGAGTACAACGAGCCTCACGAGAGCCGGACTAACTCAGACATTGTCGAG GCCCTTAACAAGAAGGAGCAGCGTGGCTCTGAGAGCCCAGACGTGGACACATGCTCATATGTTCTCACCccacacacagaggagaaaTACCAGAAGATTAATGAAGAGTTTGATAACATGATGCGCAATCATAAAATG CCGGCAGTTTTGTCTCAGCAGAGCTTCTCTATGCCTGTGGCATTACCAGTCTCTGAGCACGGTGTCCACTCCTACAGCAGCATCGGAGCTCTGGGTGAGGCCGGCATGCTGTCTCCATCCTCCAGCACGCTGCAGAGATCTCCAAACACACGACTCACAG cTGGTGTTCACGCTTCCTCAGATCACACACCCAATGGTGTGCACTCTGCTTCAATAG TGAATGGCTACATCAATGCTCAGGGAGAGAACATCATGGGAAGAGGTCTAACAGCCAAAGCTGCAGCACCCCCTGCAGGAAACCTCACAAACATTGGACATAAGCCAGAGCTCAGAGTGCTCATTCCACCATCCTGTAAAATATCACCAGCTCTG AGGATAAACAGCCCACCATCCAGCCAATCACTGAGTACACAGGTGGTGTCCATGACAACACCAAGTATGCACCCCCAGGGCCTGCCGTACCCTGCTATGACATCAGCATACAACTCAG ATTATGGCTTAATCAGCTCAGAGCTCGGTAACCTACATAGCTTCAGCATGCCAGACAGCCTGAGTTTGGCTTCAGGATCACCATGGCAACATACTCAGACTGCAATTACTTCTCAGGG ACTCTCTCGTTCCTTATCCCATGTCTCTGAGCCGTCCTCCAGGTCTTCTCCAATCATGGATATAAAAGCTGAGCCTGTGTCTCCCCCAATGGCTTTCCTCTCTGcccctccctcttcctctctccactCTCCAGCTGAAAGCCTTGCCTCCTCCTGCAGCTCATATGAGGGGAGTGAGCGGGAGGAGCAGCACAGAGACACCCATCCCTCTGTGCCCACCCCAGGTCAGGGCAGTGACCCATCAGAGGGCATCAGGGGTCCATCACTCAAACGGCTGCGCACAGAGAGCTGGGTGACATAG
- the LOC113536417 gene encoding myocyte-specific enhancer factor 2A isoform X1, which yields MGRKKIQITRIVDERNRQVTFTKRKFGLMKKAYELSVLCDCEIALIIFNSSNKLFQYASTDMDKVLLKYTEYNEPHESRTNSDIVEALNKKEQRGSESPDVDTCSYVLTPHTEEKYQKINEEFDNMMRNHKMPAVLSQQSFSMPVALPVSEHGVHSYSSIGALGEAGMLSPSSSTLQRSPNTRLTAGVHASSDHTPNGVHSASIVNGYINAQGENIMGRGLTAKAAAPPAGNLTNIGHKPELRVLIPPSCKISPALPEEEEGNLRINSPPSSQSLSTQVVSMTTPSMHPQGLPYPAMTSAYNSDYGLISSELGNLHSFSMPDSLSLASGSPWQHTQTAITSQGLSRSLSHVSEPSSRSSPIMDIKAEPVSPPMAFLSAPPSSSLHSPAESLASSCSSYEGSEREEQHRDTHPSVPTPGQGSDPSEGIRGPSLKRLRTESWVT from the exons GTAACCTTCACTAAGAGGAAGTTTGGCCTAATGAAGAAGGCGTACGAGCTGAGTGTGCTGTGCGACTGTGAGATCGCGCTCATTATCTTCAACAGCTCCAATAAGCTCTTCCAGTATGCCAGCACAGACATGGACAAGGTTTTACTCAAGTACACTGAGTACAACGAGCCTCACGAGAGCCGGACTAACTCAGACATTGTCGAG GCCCTTAACAAGAAGGAGCAGCGTGGCTCTGAGAGCCCAGACGTGGACACATGCTCATATGTTCTCACCccacacacagaggagaaaTACCAGAAGATTAATGAAGAGTTTGATAACATGATGCGCAATCATAAAATG CCGGCAGTTTTGTCTCAGCAGAGCTTCTCTATGCCTGTGGCATTACCAGTCTCTGAGCACGGTGTCCACTCCTACAGCAGCATCGGAGCTCTGGGTGAGGCCGGCATGCTGTCTCCATCCTCCAGCACGCTGCAGAGATCTCCAAACACACGACTCACAG cTGGTGTTCACGCTTCCTCAGATCACACACCCAATGGTGTGCACTCTGCTTCAATAG TGAATGGCTACATCAATGCTCAGGGAGAGAACATCATGGGAAGAGGTCTAACAGCCAAAGCTGCAGCACCCCCTGCAGGAAACCTCACAAACATTGGACATAAGCCAGAGCTCAGAGTGCTCATTCCACCATCCTGTAAAATATCACCAGCTCTG ccagaggaggaagagggaaaTTTG AGGATAAACAGCCCACCATCCAGCCAATCACTGAGTACACAGGTGGTGTCCATGACAACACCAAGTATGCACCCCCAGGGCCTGCCGTACCCTGCTATGACATCAGCATACAACTCAG ATTATGGCTTAATCAGCTCAGAGCTCGGTAACCTACATAGCTTCAGCATGCCAGACAGCCTGAGTTTGGCTTCAGGATCACCATGGCAACATACTCAGACTGCAATTACTTCTCAGGG ACTCTCTCGTTCCTTATCCCATGTCTCTGAGCCGTCCTCCAGGTCTTCTCCAATCATGGATATAAAAGCTGAGCCTGTGTCTCCCCCAATGGCTTTCCTCTCTGcccctccctcttcctctctccactCTCCAGCTGAAAGCCTTGCCTCCTCCTGCAGCTCATATGAGGGGAGTGAGCGGGAGGAGCAGCACAGAGACACCCATCCCTCTGTGCCCACCCCAGGTCAGGGCAGTGACCCATCAGAGGGCATCAGGGGTCCATCACTCAAACGGCTGCGCACAGAGAGCTGGGTGACATAG